One segment of Halomonas sp. TD01 DNA contains the following:
- a CDS encoding SOS response-associated peptidase, giving the protein MTGRLHVQRLTLSRLVPSLTDSEPLIESPNLAPRQPVSAIRLEQGRLRLQPLFWGLTPPWLKILDHAPHCARAETLNQRAMFNEAFSARRCVIPVSGFYIWKVQAHSKQPYLVTHVNRGPLLLGALWCRYHTTLTAFTDSTALISVSANACLSSLTDRLPVVIPPEALTRWLDPTTDLEALNALLMPAPLELLGAFPVSKHVNNPAYQSSSCAHPVGPMLRWAVP; this is encoded by the coding sequence ATGACGGGACGCCTTCACGTGCAGCGCCTCACGCTATCACGCCTTGTGCCCTCGCTGACTGATTCTGAACCTCTTATCGAATCGCCTAACTTAGCGCCCAGACAGCCTGTATCGGCAATACGCCTTGAACAGGGACGCTTGCGGCTTCAGCCATTATTTTGGGGACTAACGCCTCCTTGGCTGAAAATACTCGACCACGCACCCCATTGCGCCAGAGCAGAAACGCTTAACCAACGCGCCATGTTTAACGAGGCGTTTAGTGCTCGCCGCTGCGTCATTCCAGTCAGCGGATTTTATATCTGGAAAGTACAAGCACACAGTAAGCAACCCTATTTAGTTACCCACGTTAACCGAGGGCCACTACTACTGGGCGCGCTATGGTGCCGTTACCACACAACGCTCACGGCGTTCACTGACTCGACGGCGCTGATCAGCGTGTCAGCCAACGCCTGCCTTTCTTCACTTACTGATCGTTTACCCGTTGTCATCCCCCCTGAGGCGCTAACGCGCTGGCTGGACCCGACGACCGATCTTGAAGCACTCAATGCGCTATTAATGCCTGCGCCATTGGAACTGTTGGGCGCTTTTCCGGTATCAAAACATGTTAATAATCCTGCCTATCAGTCATCGTCCTGCGCCCACCCGGTGGGGCCGATGCTGCGTTGGGCTGTGCCATAG
- a CDS encoding insulinase family protein, which translates to MLRSNEPLPNRYAARKAVIGVVIGVAWCTPFFAFAQDTPVKDTITPIVSPFDDRDYRVLTLENGLQALLVSDPEADKAAASMNVRVGSAQDPDDLQGLAHFLEHMLFLGTEPYPQSDAYQRYISDNAGSHNAFTAQQDTNYFFDIEPSALPGALDRFSEFFLSPLFNADHLESERNIVHSEYMARIRDESRRENDVLNQLLNPDNATTGFAVGSRDTLANPPEGEATLRDRVIDFYHRYYDANVMNLAIVAPQPLDTLEALVVERFAPLPDNGLSVPTIDAPLIDPDTLPRYIERQSLQDRRQLRFYFPIPDPTDEYRTKPTQLISHLIGDEGDGSLLAALRKAGLADALSAGVGRGDGNEALFTISISLTPAGAERLDDIEATLFAAIEQMREEGLAEWRYEEQKNLNEQAFRFQQHGAPQQEATHLAMSLSRYPVDDVQYAPYRMDGMDSERQQLYLDALTPDNMLRFYSAPDVESDTVSPWFNTQWKEQPPAQPGQALGGLALPEPNPFIASDLTLKAGQDERPETLIDAPSFTAWHMQDSRFNTPSVEWRVSLQHPSASYSPEEAVLTRLLAGWLNDSLNESLYPAWLAGQSFSAYAHGRGITLSFSGWRDGQTPLIEQAIEQLKYADISPSAFERVRYQFQREWRNAPQASLYGQASRALGEALLTPQWSTTELLDASQRLERHHLENFRKRFLDALYIDAMAVGNLDQELAREQASLIRGALSPRLTREDIPALEPLQVSNQPEVLHPHSTREESLVLRYLQGRDKSTEEQARLSVLAQWLDTPFYQQLRTEEQLGYIVNAGYSPLLEAPGIALVVQSPDVESGMIAERMDAFMATAGERLNTLTEEELAPHRQAVHSRLTQRDTSLQGMVNRYWQATALEDVHFDRREQLAKLALDVSVQELQALWPTLQSHQLDIRYNPGDSQSDIAPYREARVPFTDAR; encoded by the coding sequence ATGTTGCGATCTAATGAACCTCTGCCTAACCGCTACGCTGCACGAAAGGCCGTCATCGGCGTCGTGATTGGCGTCGCTTGGTGCACTCCTTTTTTCGCCTTCGCTCAAGACACCCCTGTAAAGGACACCATCACGCCTATCGTCAGCCCATTTGACGATCGCGATTACCGCGTACTGACGCTGGAAAACGGCCTTCAAGCGCTGCTTGTTAGCGACCCAGAGGCCGATAAAGCCGCCGCCTCAATGAACGTCCGCGTAGGCAGCGCCCAAGACCCTGACGACCTGCAGGGGTTAGCCCATTTTTTAGAACATATGCTGTTTTTAGGCACCGAGCCGTACCCTCAGTCCGATGCCTATCAGCGCTATATTTCTGATAATGCAGGCTCCCACAACGCCTTTACCGCCCAGCAAGATACTAACTATTTTTTTGATATTGAGCCTTCGGCTTTGCCGGGCGCGCTGGATCGCTTTAGCGAATTCTTTCTTTCACCGCTGTTTAACGCCGATCATTTAGAAAGCGAGCGGAATATTGTTCACTCTGAGTACATGGCGCGCATTCGTGATGAATCCCGCCGTGAAAACGATGTGTTGAATCAGCTACTAAACCCTGACAATGCCACCACGGGCTTTGCCGTAGGCAGCCGTGACACCCTCGCAAACCCACCCGAGGGTGAAGCTACTCTCCGCGATCGAGTGATTGATTTTTATCATCGCTACTATGATGCCAACGTTATGAACTTGGCCATTGTTGCCCCCCAGCCGCTTGATACCCTTGAAGCACTGGTAGTAGAACGCTTTGCCCCCCTTCCAGATAATGGCCTAAGCGTTCCGACCATAGACGCGCCACTGATCGATCCAGACACGCTGCCCCGCTACATTGAGCGCCAGTCATTACAGGATCGCCGTCAACTACGTTTCTACTTTCCGATTCCCGACCCCACCGATGAATACCGTACGAAGCCGACCCAATTGATTTCTCACCTGATTGGCGATGAAGGCGACGGCAGCTTGCTGGCAGCGCTACGCAAAGCGGGTCTTGCGGATGCACTTTCAGCCGGCGTAGGCCGAGGAGACGGCAATGAGGCGCTGTTTACCATCTCGATTAGCTTAACGCCAGCCGGAGCAGAGCGGCTGGACGATATTGAGGCCACTCTATTTGCTGCCATTGAGCAGATGCGCGAGGAAGGGTTAGCTGAGTGGCGCTACGAGGAACAAAAAAACCTGAATGAACAGGCGTTCCGTTTTCAGCAACATGGCGCACCGCAGCAGGAAGCTACCCACTTAGCCATGAGCCTTTCTCGTTATCCGGTGGATGATGTGCAGTATGCGCCTTACCGGATGGATGGTATGGATAGCGAGCGTCAGCAACTGTATCTCGACGCACTAACCCCAGATAACATGCTGCGCTTCTACTCTGCACCGGACGTAGAAAGCGACACCGTCTCACCCTGGTTCAACACCCAGTGGAAAGAGCAACCACCCGCTCAGCCAGGTCAAGCACTAGGCGGCCTAGCGCTACCTGAGCCCAACCCCTTTATCGCCAGTGACCTTACTCTCAAAGCGGGGCAAGACGAGCGCCCTGAGACGTTGATTGATGCGCCTTCGTTTACCGCATGGCACATGCAAGACAGCCGTTTTAATACGCCAAGCGTTGAGTGGCGGGTAAGCCTCCAGCACCCCAGCGCCAGCTATTCGCCTGAAGAAGCGGTACTCACACGCCTCTTAGCGGGATGGCTAAATGACAGTCTAAACGAGTCGTTATATCCAGCCTGGTTGGCTGGCCAATCGTTCAGCGCCTATGCTCATGGGCGTGGCATAACGCTGTCGTTTTCAGGCTGGCGTGATGGACAAACGCCACTGATAGAGCAGGCGATTGAGCAGCTTAAGTACGCCGACATTTCCCCCAGCGCCTTTGAGCGTGTGCGCTATCAATTCCAGCGCGAGTGGCGCAATGCCCCTCAAGCGTCGCTTTATGGCCAAGCAAGCCGCGCACTAGGCGAAGCGCTGTTGACGCCCCAGTGGTCAACCACTGAATTACTTGACGCCAGTCAGCGGTTAGAGCGCCACCACTTGGAAAACTTCCGCAAACGGTTTTTAGATGCGCTTTACATCGACGCGATGGCCGTTGGTAATTTGGATCAAGAACTGGCTCGTGAGCAGGCCAGTTTAATACGCGGAGCGTTATCGCCGCGCCTCACACGTGAGGATATTCCAGCGCTTGAACCGCTACAGGTGAGCAATCAGCCTGAGGTGCTTCACCCGCACAGTACCCGCGAAGAGTCTCTTGTGCTGCGTTATTTACAGGGTCGCGACAAATCCACTGAAGAGCAGGCGCGCCTCAGCGTATTGGCTCAATGGTTGGATACGCCCTTTTATCAGCAACTACGTACCGAGGAGCAGCTTGGTTACATCGTTAATGCGGGTTACTCACCGCTGCTAGAAGCGCCGGGAATTGCCTTGGTGGTTCAATCGCCGGATGTTGAAAGCGGTATGATAGCCGAGCGCATGGACGCTTTTATGGCGACAGCAGGCGAGCGCCTGAATACGTTAACCGAGGAGGAGCTAGCGCCGCATCGTCAAGCCGTTCATTCTCGTTTGACCCAACGAGACACAAGCCTACAGGGCATGGTAAACCGCTACTGGCAAGCCACAGCGCTGGAGGACGTGCACTTTGATCGCCGCGAACAACTCGCCAAACTAGCGCTGGATGTTAGCGTACAAGAACTGCAGGCACTGTGGCCTACTCTTCAATCACACCAGTTAGATATTCGCTACAACCCTGGCGACTCACAAAGTGATATCGCCCCCTACCGAGAAGCACGCGTGCCGTTTACCGACGCACGCTAA
- the minE gene encoding cell division topological specificity factor MinE codes for MKLLEFLKRERKKSASVAKERLQIIVAHQRGQRGQPDYMPLLERELLEVIRRYVQVDDDAIQISLDSEDNCSVLELNVTLPKS; via the coding sequence ATGAAATTGCTGGAGTTCTTGAAGCGTGAGCGCAAGAAATCCGCCTCGGTGGCTAAGGAGCGTTTGCAAATTATCGTGGCGCATCAGCGCGGCCAACGCGGTCAGCCAGATTATATGCCGTTGCTCGAGCGCGAACTGTTGGAAGTCATTCGTCGTTATGTACAGGTCGATGATGATGCCATTCAAATTTCGCTTGATAGCGAAGACAATTGCTCAGTGTTGGAGCTAAACGTTACGCTGCCGAAAAGCTGA
- a CDS encoding TetR/AcrR family transcriptional regulator, whose amino-acid sequence MARPRQHAPDALHAQVMHACDEWLAKQPVHGLSLRALAREVGCAPSTLLKLYGSFNNLLQHVNVETLARLQHTITSLAEDDPEPWLRSLALAYWRFAEQGCYRWQLLFDYPLAQEGELDQRQSDLIEALFTQVETSLKQYQPALDDLEARRLGRTLWGSVHGLVQLGLNERLGYWQGQQLKVDELLDQLMSTVLAGLRHREAAT is encoded by the coding sequence ATGGCCCGTCCTAGACAGCATGCGCCCGATGCCCTCCATGCGCAGGTCATGCACGCTTGTGATGAGTGGTTGGCTAAGCAGCCAGTCCATGGTTTGTCACTGCGTGCCCTGGCCAGAGAAGTGGGCTGCGCGCCAAGTACGCTGCTTAAATTATATGGCAGCTTTAATAACTTATTACAGCACGTCAACGTCGAAACGCTGGCACGCTTACAGCATACCATTACTAGCCTGGCAGAAGATGATCCTGAACCATGGCTGCGCTCGCTAGCGCTTGCTTATTGGCGTTTCGCCGAGCAAGGCTGCTACCGCTGGCAGTTGCTGTTTGACTACCCCCTGGCTCAAGAAGGTGAGTTGGATCAGCGCCAGAGTGACCTTATTGAAGCACTGTTTACTCAGGTGGAAACGTCGTTGAAACAGTATCAGCCAGCATTGGATGATCTTGAGGCGCGACGTCTTGGGCGTACCCTCTGGGGGAGTGTCCACGGTTTGGTACAGCTTGGATTAAACGAGCGCCTAGGCTATTGGCAAGGTCAGCAGTTAAAGGTAGATGAACTGCTGGATCAGCTAATGAGCACTGTGCTGGCTGGTTTGCGCCACCGGGAGGCGGCGACGTGA
- the minD gene encoding septum site-determining protein MinD — protein MAKIIVVTSGKGGVGKTTSAAAISTGLALRGKKTVVIDFDVGLRNLDLIMGCERRVVYDLVNVIQGEAGLNQALIRDKRVENLFILPASQTRDKDALTQEGVERILEQLKQDFDFILCDSPAGIERGAQLAMYFADEAIVVTNPEVSSVRDSDRILGLLGSKTRRAEQSLDPVKEHLLITRYNPSRVTSGDMLTLDDIREILSIDLLGLIPESEAVLRASNQGVPVTHDAASDAGQAYSDTVSRLLGEDMPLRFHEVQRKGLLNRMFGGGRR, from the coding sequence TTGGCCAAAATTATTGTAGTGACCTCCGGTAAAGGGGGGGTTGGTAAGACCACTAGCGCTGCCGCCATTTCAACAGGCCTCGCCCTGCGTGGTAAAAAAACAGTCGTCATTGATTTCGATGTTGGTCTACGTAACCTCGACTTGATCATGGGCTGTGAGCGCCGCGTTGTTTATGACTTGGTAAACGTTATCCAAGGGGAAGCAGGGCTTAATCAGGCGCTGATTCGCGATAAACGCGTTGAAAACCTATTTATTCTTCCAGCCTCTCAAACGCGTGATAAAGATGCACTAACGCAGGAAGGCGTAGAGCGAATACTCGAGCAGCTCAAACAAGATTTTGATTTTATCTTGTGTGACTCCCCCGCAGGCATTGAGCGAGGTGCCCAGCTCGCTATGTACTTCGCTGATGAGGCGATTGTTGTCACGAATCCTGAAGTTTCCTCAGTGCGTGACTCTGACCGCATTTTGGGGCTACTTGGTTCCAAGACGCGGCGCGCTGAACAAAGCCTGGATCCGGTTAAAGAGCATTTGCTGATTACGCGCTATAACCCTTCTCGCGTAACGTCTGGGGATATGCTGACCCTGGATGACATTCGTGAAATCTTGTCTATTGATCTGCTTGGCCTCATCCCTGAATCCGAAGCGGTGCTACGTGCATCTAACCAAGGCGTTCCTGTTACTCACGATGCAGCGAGCGATGCAGGTCAGGCGTATTCAGATACTGTATCGCGCCTGTTAGGTGAAGATATGCCTCTGCGCTTCCATGAAGTACAGCGTAAGGGATTGTTGAACCGTATGTTCGGGGGTGGTCGGCGATGA
- a CDS encoding 1-acyl-sn-glycerol-3-phosphate acyltransferase gives MVRCSLRRVIYVVMRVCYRFSVHGQENVPKRGAALVVCNHVSFMDALVLGGGSPRPLRFVMDQPIFESRWLKWWFQLVGAIPIESERHSPGALRRTLDEVSHALREGDVVMVFPEGRITPDGDIHAFRRGLETILARDNVPVIPAGLAGLWGSWTSHYGGKALKKWPSRFRAPVSLHFGPPVLVHEVEDVALRRYLEARVRALKAAGDSEITHR, from the coding sequence ATGGTTCGCTGCTCACTGCGTCGTGTTATCTATGTCGTTATGCGCGTGTGTTATCGGTTCTCTGTGCATGGCCAAGAGAACGTACCCAAGCGCGGTGCTGCACTGGTAGTCTGTAATCACGTCAGCTTTATGGATGCATTGGTGTTGGGCGGCGGTAGCCCCAGGCCACTGCGGTTTGTAATGGATCAGCCCATCTTTGAATCTCGCTGGCTAAAGTGGTGGTTCCAGCTAGTGGGCGCGATTCCGATTGAGTCTGAACGACATAGCCCTGGGGCGTTGCGTCGAACGCTGGATGAGGTGAGTCACGCGCTTCGCGAAGGTGATGTCGTGATGGTGTTTCCTGAAGGGCGTATCACCCCAGATGGCGATATCCATGCGTTTAGGCGCGGGCTCGAAACTATTCTTGCCCGCGATAACGTGCCGGTAATCCCGGCTGGCTTAGCAGGGCTTTGGGGGTCTTGGACATCGCACTACGGCGGCAAGGCACTCAAAAAGTGGCCATCGCGTTTTCGTGCGCCGGTCAGCTTGCACTTCGGGCCGCCGGTATTGGTTCATGAGGTGGAAGATGTTGCGCTGCGTCGCTATTTAGAGGCCCGTGTGAGGGCGCTCAAGGCGGCGGGCGATAGCGAGATCACCCACCGTTAG
- the sbcB gene encoding exodeoxyribonuclease I, whose translation MAPPNAAPVSFLWHDYETFGADPRRDRPAQFAALRTDAELNEIGEPIELYCKPADDYLPHPAACLITGITPQKAQRKGLPEGEFARQVQGFMSEPGTCVVGYNSLRFDDEISRHLFYRNLLDPYSREWQNGNSRWDLIDVVRAFYALRPDGIEWPQREDGAPSFKLEHLTAANGIAHEGAHDAVADVRATIALARLLKARNPKLFDYLLGMRGKRAVAKQLDLPSAKPLLHISRRYPASRGCSALVMPLAEHPTNPNGVIVYDLSVDPSDLLAMSAEQIRERVFVSQQDLSEGEVRIPLKVIHINRCPVIFPATALKDVDGPRKGEYGTIVERLTIDIDACRGHWKTLREANGVAQKVAEVFNAAYEDVPQDPDLMLYSGSFFSAADRQQMERALAMDPWDLVGQRFAFQDPRLEEMLFRYRARSYPDTLEGEEREQWEAFRWMRINDPALSGFTLKAFAREIERYNQQILSDRERQVLEELVMYVEAMMPAQAFDA comes from the coding sequence ATGGCGCCACCTAATGCTGCCCCTGTCAGTTTTCTCTGGCATGACTATGAGACATTTGGTGCTGATCCGCGTCGCGATCGGCCCGCTCAGTTTGCCGCATTACGCACTGACGCCGAGCTTAATGAAATCGGTGAGCCGATAGAGCTTTACTGCAAACCTGCCGATGATTACCTGCCGCACCCAGCTGCCTGCTTGATTACGGGTATTACACCGCAAAAAGCGCAGCGGAAAGGCTTGCCTGAGGGGGAGTTTGCCCGCCAAGTTCAAGGCTTTATGAGTGAGCCAGGTACCTGCGTGGTGGGCTATAACAGCCTTCGCTTTGATGATGAAATCTCTCGCCACTTGTTTTACCGCAACCTGCTTGACCCCTATTCCCGTGAATGGCAAAACGGCAATTCCCGTTGGGACTTGATTGATGTTGTGCGCGCGTTTTACGCCTTGCGCCCCGACGGTATTGAGTGGCCGCAACGAGAAGATGGTGCGCCTAGCTTCAAACTTGAACACTTAACGGCGGCCAATGGCATTGCCCATGAAGGCGCTCATGATGCAGTGGCTGATGTACGTGCCACCATTGCGCTGGCTCGGTTGTTAAAAGCCCGAAACCCAAAATTATTCGACTATTTACTGGGCATGCGTGGCAAGCGTGCAGTGGCCAAGCAGTTAGACTTGCCCAGCGCTAAACCGCTTTTGCATATCTCTCGTCGTTACCCTGCCAGCCGTGGCTGTAGTGCATTAGTAATGCCACTGGCTGAGCATCCGACGAATCCTAATGGCGTTATTGTCTACGATTTAAGCGTTGATCCTAGTGATCTGCTGGCCATGAGCGCTGAGCAAATCCGAGAGCGTGTCTTCGTCAGTCAGCAGGATCTTTCTGAGGGAGAAGTGCGTATACCGCTGAAAGTGATCCATATTAATCGCTGCCCGGTAATCTTTCCGGCGACGGCATTAAAAGATGTGGATGGCCCGCGTAAAGGCGAATATGGCACGATTGTTGAGCGGTTAACGATTGATATTGATGCCTGTCGCGGCCATTGGAAAACGTTGCGAGAGGCTAACGGCGTGGCGCAAAAAGTAGCCGAGGTGTTTAACGCTGCCTACGAAGACGTGCCTCAAGACCCTGACTTAATGCTCTATTCTGGCAGCTTTTTCTCTGCGGCTGATCGCCAGCAAATGGAGCGTGCATTGGCAATGGATCCCTGGGATTTAGTCGGTCAGCGCTTTGCCTTCCAAGACCCCCGCTTGGAGGAAATGTTGTTTCGCTACCGTGCGCGCAGTTACCCAGACACGCTTGAGGGAGAGGAGCGGGAGCAGTGGGAAGCGTTTCGTTGGATGCGCATTAATGATCCGGCCTTGTCAGGCTTTACGCTGAAGGCATTTGCGCGAGAAATAGAGCGTTATAATCAGCAGATCCTGTCGGATCGCGAGCGCCAAGTGTTAGAAGAGTTGGTGATGTATGTCGAGGCGATGATGCCAGCCCAGGCATTTGATGCCTGA